The DNA sequence CAACCCCCACGCCTGGTGCATCGCGTCGGCGAAGGCGGCGGCGAGTTTGTGCTCGCCCGTCGGCCCGGGGTGGGTGCCGTCGTAGGTGTCCGTGCGGATGTCGTACGCCGTGGGGTGCGAGGCCAGCAGGAGCGGTGAGGACGGTTCGCCGAGGTCGGCCACGGCCTTGGCGAGGAGTGCGTTGAAGCGGGCGCAGGAGGCGGCGAAGGGGGCGTCCGTCATGGCCCGGACGTTCGGTATCACCGGGAGCAGCACCATGCGCAGGTGCGGGTTGGCCGTGCGGGCCGCCGTGACGAACGCGCGGGCGTTGGCCGCCGTCTGCTCGGCGTCCGTGTAGAACCCGAGGTCTATCAGGCCGAGCGAGACCAGCAGGACGTCCGCCTCCGTCTCGCGCACCGCGTCCGCGATCACCGGGGCCATGTGCAGCCAGCCCTCGCCCCAGCCGGACAGGTGCCGGCGGGCGGCGGGCGGGAAGGACGGATCGGCGTACGCGTGGGAGACCGGGGCGTCCGCCTCGATGTCGTACAGCGTCGTGCGCGGGCCGACGATCTCGTACGGGAGGCCGGGGCACGCCTCCAGGTGCTGCCACATCCGGTAGCGCCAGGTGAAGTCGCCGGTGGCGCCGATGGTCATGGAATCGCCGACCGGGAGAAAACGCATGGCGTCATCATGGCCGATCACCGCTCCGGCCTGCGACGTGACGATGGACACTTGGGCCATGCGCTCGTATCCGACCGGCCCGGCGGGCCGCGCCGCCGCCACCCTCGCCGCCGCTCTCGCCGTCACCGTCCCGCTGCTCGCCGGGGCCGGTCCGGCCGTGGCCGACGACGGACGGCCCGACCGTGACTTCACGATCGAGGACCCCCGTATCACCGAGTCCAGCGGCCTCGCCGCCAGCCGCGCGCACCCCGGCGTCTACTGGACGCACAACGACAGCGACGACGGCCCCTACGTCTACGCCGTCGACTCCCGCACCGGGAAGACCCTCGCGACCATCACGATGCGGGGCGTCGGGGAGCCGAGGGACGTCGAGGGCATCTCGGTCGGGCCGGACGGCGACCTCTACGTCGGTGACATCGGCGACAACCTCGACGGCACCTGGGACCACGTCTGGATCTACCGCTTCCCCGAGCCGAAGACCCTGCGCGACGCCACCGTGACGGCCGTCCAGTACGACGTGACGTACGCCGACGGGGCCCGCAACGCCGAGGCGCTGATGGTCCACCCGAAGACCGGCCGCGTCTACATCGCCTCCAAGAACGAGGACGGCGGCGGCCTCTACGAAGGTCCCGCGAAGCTGACCGCCGGCTCCACGAACGTGTTCCGGCGGGTGGACGAGGTGCCGTGGGTCACCGACGGGGCCTTCTCGCCCGACGGGACCCGGCTGGTGCTGCGCTCGTACTTCAGCGCCCGGGAGTACGCCTTCGAGAAGGGCCGCCTCGGGGAGGAGCGCTCGGTCGGGGCCCCGTTCCAGCGGCAGGCGGAGTCGGTGACGTACACGGCGGACGGCTCGGCCCTGATGTTCGGCTCGGAAGGGGCGCGCAGCGGGGTCGTCCGGGTGGAGGTGAAGGGCGGGCAGGGAAGCGGTTCCGGTTCCGGGGCCGATTCCGGTGGGTCAGGTTCCGGTTCTGATTCCGGCGAAGGGTCCGGGGCCCCGTCGAAGGACGGTGGCGAGGGGAGTGCCGGCGACGCGGGTGAGGGCGGCAGCGGCAACGCGACCCTCGGGGTCGCCGTCCTCGCCGGGGCCGCGGTGCTCTGGTTCGCGCTGAAGCGGCGGCGCGGATAGGCGGACGGGGCGGGTGGGCGACCGCCCCGGGCGGCCGGGCACGTGGGCGGGCGGCGGTCGTCCCGGGTGGCCGGACAGGCGGGCAGGCGGGCAGGCGGGCGGCGGTCCCGGGCGGGTGGCGCGGTCGTGCTCAGGTGTCGTCGTCCGTGACCGGCCACACCTCGTAGTGCAGCGTCCGGTCCCGCTTCAGCCGGTGGGCCAGCGGGACGAGCACGCCCTGCACGATCGGGTACTTCCGCGACAGCATCCGCGCCGCGTGCGTGTTCTCCTTCGTACCCGCCCGCAGCAGCCGAGCGTGCGCCTTGATCTGCGGTCCCGTCGGCCTGCCCCGGATCGTGCAGGGGGCGAGTTCCACCTGCGGGTGGTTGCGCATCCGCTCGACCTTCCAGGCGGAGGAGAACGTGCGGATGAACGCGTGATCGCCCTCGACGGCGATGTTGACCGGGGTGCCGACGGAGGTTCCGTTCTGTCGGCGGGTGCTCAGCAGGACGGTGTACTGCTTGACGAAAGGAGCGAGTTCCGGGCTGGCGTCCATATATCCATTGGGGCACGGGCCGGGCACGCTGTCATGTCCGGGCCGCTGCCCGGCCCGCCGGTCAGCCCGCCGCCCGGTCCGCGGTCCGGTCTGCCGTCCGGTCCGCGGTCCCGTCTGAGCCCTGCTCCGAGCCCTGCTCCGAGCCCTGTTCCGCGACCTGTTCCGAGGCCCGCTCCGCGACCAGGGCCTCGAACCCGGCGATCAGCCGTCGCAGACCGAACTCGAAGTGGTCGAAGTCGGCGCTGAAGGTGTCCTCCGACATGCCCGCCATCATCGGGTACGCGCCGCTGAGCATGGCCCGCTCCAGGTAGGGGCGCTGGCTGTCCCAGAACTCCTCGTTGCTCAGCCCGGTCTGCGCCACCGCCTCCGCCGCGTCCCCCTGGGTACGGGCGAGGCCCTCCACGAAGCTGTTGACGGTGATGATCACGCCGATCAGTTCGGGGTCGCGCAGCCCCATGGACCGCAGGGCCGTGAGGGAGACCTCCAGACCGCGCAGGGCGCTGGGGCCGAGCACCGTACGGGCCTGGTTGATCTTCAGCAGCCAGGGGTGGCGGCGCAGGTTGTCCCGGTAGGACCGGGCCATGGCGCCGACCGCCGTCCGCCAGTCGTCGGGTCCGCCGTGGGGGCCGCCGGGACGGTCGGGCTCGGTGGACAGGGGCTCGCCCAGCACCCGGTCGAGCATCAGGTCCAGGAGTTCGGCCTTGCCGGGGACGTACCGGTAGAGCGACATCGTGCCCGTGCCGAGCTCGGTGGAGAGCCGGCGCATGGAGACGGCGGCCAGCCCGTCCGTGTCCGCGACGGCGACCGCGGCGGTGACGATCCGGTCCAGGGTGAGGCCCGGTTTGGGGCCGCGGTTGGGGCGCTCCCCGGTGCCCCACAGGAGTTCCAGGCTGCGCGCGATGTCGCCGCTCCCGGTGGCCGTGCCGTCCGTCGCCGCTGTCGATCCGTCTTTCGCCATGGGGTCAGCGTAGTGCTCCGGAACAGGCTTGGGTACACCGTACCCGTTTAGGAGTACACCGTACTCATTATGAGGTACGGTGTACTCGATTAATGACCGGCCAGTCGGGGATTCAGGGGGTTATGCCATGCCCATGCTTAAAAGCGGGCCCGCGTCCGGGTACGCGGTGCAGGCCGAGGGGGTCGTGAAGCGCTACCGGGGGCGGGGGAAGGGGGCGACGGAGAAGCGGGCGCTCGACGGATTCGACCTCGCCGTCCGCCCCGGCACCGTCCACGGCCTGCTCGGCCCGAACGGGGCCGGCAAGACCAGCGCCGTGCGGGTCCTCGCCACGCTCCTGCGGTACGACGCGGGCCGGGCGGAGGTCGCCGGGCTCGACGTGGCGCGTGAACCCCGCCGCGTACGGAGCCGGATCGGGCTCACCGGCCAGTACGCGGCCGTCGACGAAGGTCTCACCGGGCGGCAGAACCTGGAGATGTTCGGGCGGCTCTTTCACCTCGGCAACCGCCGGGCCCGGCAGCGCGCCGGGGAACTGCTGGACCGGTTCGACCTGACCGAGGCCGCCGACAAGGGCGCCAAGGAGTACAGCGGCGGCATGCGACGCCGTCTCGACCTGGCCTCCTCGATGATCCTCCAGCCCGACGTGCTCTTCCTGGACGAGCCGACGACCGGGCTCGACCCGCGCGGCCGGGGCGAGGTCTGGGACGCGGTCCGGGCGTTGGTGGCGGACGGCACGACGGTGCTCCTGACCACGCAGTATCTGGACGAGGCGGACCGGCTCGCCTCGCACATCACGGTCATCGACCGGGGGCGGGCCATCGCCGACGACACCCCGGACGCGCTGAAGAACCGGGTCGGCGGCGACCGGATCGAGGTGGTGGCCGCCGACGCCGCAGACCTCGCCGCGGTCGCGAGGACCGTCGACCGCGTGGCCGGGGGCGGACTCGTCGTCACCGACGCCCACGCCCGCCGGGTGCACGCCCAGGTCGCCGACCGGGTGGCCGCGCTGACCGAGGTGGTCCGGAGCCTCCAGGACGACGGGATCGCGGTGGAGGACATCGGGCTGCGCCGGCCGAGCCTGGACGACGTGTTCCTGCGCCTGACGGGACACAGCGCGGCAGGCGACGACACCGCGAACCACGGCACCACCACCGAGAGCCGCGACGCACGAGAGGCGGCGGCGGCATGACCACACTCGAAAGGAACCCCGCGGCGGCCACGGGCCCGGACCGCGAACAGCGCCTCGCCTACTGGGCGGTCGCCGACTGCTGGAACATCACCCGCCGCATCCTCACCCACTACCAGCGCCACCCCTCCGCCGTCGTCTGGCAGCTCGGCTTCCCGATCCTCTCCGTCCTGCTGTACGGATACGTCTTCGGCAGCGCGATGAAGGTGCCCGGGGGCGGGGACTACCGGGAGTTCCTGATGCCCGGCATGTTCGCGATGACCATGGCCATGGGTTTCATGAACACCGCCGTGGCCGTCGTCACCGACGCCGCCAAGGGGGTCGTCGACCGCTTCCGGTCCATGCCGATGGCTCCCTCCGCCTTCGTCTCCGGGCGCGGGGCCGCGGACCTGGCGGTGGCCGCCGCCGAACTGACCATCCTGGCCGCCACCGCGCTCCTGATCGGCTGGCGTGCGGACCGCGGGGTGCCGGCCGCCCTCGGCGCCTTCGGACTGCTCCTGCTGCTGCGGTTCAGCCTGATCTGGGTGGGCGTCTGGCTCGGCATGCTGGTGCCCACCCCGGAGGCGGCGGGCGGTCTGTACGCGGTCGCCTTCCCCGTCACGATGATCTCCAGCACCTTCGTGGCCCCGTCCCTGATGCCGGGCTGGCTGGGCACGATCGCGGCCTGGAACCCGATCTCCTCGACCGCGACGGCCACCCGCGAACTGTTCGGCAACCCCGTGGCGGGCGGCGGCACGTGGGTGGAGGACCACGCCCTGCTGATGGCCCTGGTGTGGCCGCTCGCGATCACGCTGGTGTTCCTGCCGCTGGCGGTGCGCCGCTTCCAGCGCCTGAGCCGGTAAGGGCCCGAGCCGGGACAGGCCGCGCACCGTTCGTGGGCGCGTGGGCTCGGCGGTTCGCTGCGCGGTACACGGGGACCTCCGATCGGCACCCTCCACAGCGAAAGCGCCGTGGAAGCTTCCTCGGCGCCCGGGGTGGCAAGGACCAGCGCCACGAACCGTTCAGCCTCCTGCCGGAGCGGCCACACCGGCCGTGAGCTGCGGAAACCAAGGTGCCGGGGGCCTGGTGGCCGACATAGGGTCGGGCACCGTGCCGACGACCATCACGCCCCTGCCTTTCACCACCGCCCGCCTCGACGCGCTCCCGCTCGATCCGGCGTACGCCGAGGAGATGGCGGCCGTCCTCGCGGACCCGGGACTGTACGAGTTCACCGGCGGCGGCCCGCCGGACCCGGCCGCGCTCCGGTCACGGTACGAGCGGCAGTGCGCCGGATCGCCGGACCCGGGGGAGCTGTGGTGGAACTGGGTGCTCCGGATTCGCGCGGACGGAAGCCTCGCCGGATACGTGCAGGCGACCGTCCGGGGCCCCCGGGCGGAGATCGCCTGGGTGGTCGGGACGCCGTGGCAGGGCCGGGGCTACGCGAGCGAGGCGGCGCAGGGCCTCGCGGCGCACCTGGTAGCGGCCGGAGACGTCCGGGAGCTCGTCGCCCACGTCCACCCCGACCACGCGGCATCGGAGGCGGTGGCCGAGGCGGCGGGCCTCCGGCCGACCGGGGAGTGGGCGGACGGCGAGAGGCGGTGGGCGGGCAACCCACCTGTGCCGGGGGCCCGTTAGGGCCTGCTGGGCCGGATGACGTCGGCCGGGTCCCGCAGCCACACCTGCTGGCCCCGGTCGGTCACGGTCAGCCCGAATTCCTCGGCGTCGGGTCGCCCCACCGCTTCGTACTCCCACCAGGCCTGCTCGATCTCCTCCCACAGGAACCCGGGCCCGTACTGCCACACATCCTCCCCGGAGGCGGCCGTGGCAGCACCACCGTCCTCCCGGGTCGCCCACACCTGAACGCCCTCGGCGGTGTTCTGGTGGATGAGCCGTACGCCGGGGAGCCGCGCTCCGGCGTACAGGGCGAACCCGAGATCGAGGAGGCGGGCGGGGTCCAGCCCAGCGGCACGCGCCCTTCCCTGGCCCCGCACCTCGTGGAGATCGGGGACGCGGTGGGCTCGCATCGGCATGTAGGTGGCCCCGCCGCAGAACGGGCCGGTAGCGGTGCCGTCAGCCTGTACGCGGAGCTGGACCAGCGCGCCGGACCAGAACTCCC is a window from the Streptomyces sp. MMBL 11-1 genome containing:
- a CDS encoding GDSL-type esterase/lipase family protein — its product is MRFLPVGDSMTIGATGDFTWRYRMWQHLEACPGLPYEIVGPRTTLYDIEADAPVSHAYADPSFPPAARRHLSGWGEGWLHMAPVIADAVRETEADVLLVSLGLIDLGFYTDAEQTAANARAFVTAARTANPHLRMVLLPVIPNVRAMTDAPFAASCARFNALLAKAVADLGEPSSPLLLASHPTAYDIRTDTYDGTHPGPTGEHKLAAAFADAMHQAWGLGGPYAVHHAQARAQAA
- a CDS encoding WD40 repeat domain-containing protein; this translates as MRSYPTGPAGRAAATLAAALAVTVPLLAGAGPAVADDGRPDRDFTIEDPRITESSGLAASRAHPGVYWTHNDSDDGPYVYAVDSRTGKTLATITMRGVGEPRDVEGISVGPDGDLYVGDIGDNLDGTWDHVWIYRFPEPKTLRDATVTAVQYDVTYADGARNAEALMVHPKTGRVYIASKNEDGGGLYEGPAKLTAGSTNVFRRVDEVPWVTDGAFSPDGTRLVLRSYFSAREYAFEKGRLGEERSVGAPFQRQAESVTYTADGSALMFGSEGARSGVVRVEVKGGQGSGSGSGADSGGSGSGSDSGEGSGAPSKDGGEGSAGDAGEGGSGNATLGVAVLAGAAVLWFALKRRRG
- a CDS encoding PPOX class F420-dependent oxidoreductase, with product MDASPELAPFVKQYTVLLSTRRQNGTSVGTPVNIAVEGDHAFIRTFSSAWKVERMRNHPQVELAPCTIRGRPTGPQIKAHARLLRAGTKENTHAARMLSRKYPIVQGVLVPLAHRLKRDRTLHYEVWPVTDDDT
- a CDS encoding TetR/AcrR family transcriptional regulator, translated to MAKDGSTAATDGTATGSGDIARSLELLWGTGERPNRGPKPGLTLDRIVTAAVAVADTDGLAAVSMRRLSTELGTGTMSLYRYVPGKAELLDLMLDRVLGEPLSTEPDRPGGPHGGPDDWRTAVGAMARSYRDNLRRHPWLLKINQARTVLGPSALRGLEVSLTALRSMGLRDPELIGVIITVNSFVEGLARTQGDAAEAVAQTGLSNEEFWDSQRPYLERAMLSGAYPMMAGMSEDTFSADFDHFEFGLRRLIAGFEALVAERASEQVAEQGSEQGSEQGSDGTADRTADRTADRAAG
- a CDS encoding ATP-binding cassette domain-containing protein; its protein translation is MPMLKSGPASGYAVQAEGVVKRYRGRGKGATEKRALDGFDLAVRPGTVHGLLGPNGAGKTSAVRVLATLLRYDAGRAEVAGLDVAREPRRVRSRIGLTGQYAAVDEGLTGRQNLEMFGRLFHLGNRRARQRAGELLDRFDLTEAADKGAKEYSGGMRRRLDLASSMILQPDVLFLDEPTTGLDPRGRGEVWDAVRALVADGTTVLLTTQYLDEADRLASHITVIDRGRAIADDTPDALKNRVGGDRIEVVAADAADLAAVARTVDRVAGGGLVVTDAHARRVHAQVADRVAALTEVVRSLQDDGIAVEDIGLRRPSLDDVFLRLTGHSAAGDDTANHGTTTESRDAREAAAA
- a CDS encoding ABC transporter permease — encoded protein: MTTLERNPAAATGPDREQRLAYWAVADCWNITRRILTHYQRHPSAVVWQLGFPILSVLLYGYVFGSAMKVPGGGDYREFLMPGMFAMTMAMGFMNTAVAVVTDAAKGVVDRFRSMPMAPSAFVSGRGAADLAVAAAELTILAATALLIGWRADRGVPAALGAFGLLLLLRFSLIWVGVWLGMLVPTPEAAGGLYAVAFPVTMISSTFVAPSLMPGWLGTIAAWNPISSTATATRELFGNPVAGGGTWVEDHALLMALVWPLAITLVFLPLAVRRFQRLSR
- a CDS encoding GNAT family N-acetyltransferase, producing MPTTITPLPFTTARLDALPLDPAYAEEMAAVLADPGLYEFTGGGPPDPAALRSRYERQCAGSPDPGELWWNWVLRIRADGSLAGYVQATVRGPRAEIAWVVGTPWQGRGYASEAAQGLAAHLVAAGDVRELVAHVHPDHAASEAVAEAAGLRPTGEWADGERRWAGNPPVPGAR